Proteins encoded in a region of the Dasypus novemcinctus isolate mDasNov1 chromosome 24, mDasNov1.1.hap2, whole genome shotgun sequence genome:
- the LOC101440090 gene encoding ral guanine nucleotide dissociation stimulator-like: MERKNEGALAREESRTVRTVKAGRWEALAEHLVPPLQEGDLGYVRTFLGTYRVFASTEQVLDRLFHRYGGDLGGRGEPHGHLDVKSTLCALLGTWMDEYWEDFLQPPDSPCLRLLAAHAQEHLPGSGPQCRVALLLARMRHPEPTEAEPEAPLSAPEPPMPPARPPMPVPPPAADTGAEPESAPSPPGLPAGEVAPAPAVQIEPDAFHAVAPAPELQVAPAPPQLPPAEMGPLPSLERDHPTCSTGAPAEEPRAAAAASGAGAAEPGASPAPPASPPLHGSALPALEGEPAPPAAEAPDCELEEASGPPALPPVEGAPVPPTEAEPAPSAGAAPSAPAVGEGKAVPPPPPVPPAQVAPVPTLQLQPVQAPSGAAALEGEEGLAAAPEPRPELSSAAGQAAPPQPSCPWPRPCGDSLREQKPELLAFPPELVAEQLSLMDAELFKKVVPYHCLGSIWSKRHQKGKEHVAPTVRAVLSQFNRVANCVMATCLGDPSMKAADEARVVEHWIEVARECRTLRNFSSAHAILSTLERHMIGCQRKTWGEVSRDSFRLFQTLSRILFTEINASQRSELISQVKSRRGARAQEGGL, translated from the exons ATGGAG AGGAAGAACGAGGGGGCCCTCGCAAGGGAGGAGAGCCGCACCGTGCGCACGGTCAAGGCCGGCCGCTGGGAGGCCCTGGCAGAGCACCTGGTGCCCCCCTTGCAGGAGGGCGACCTCGGCTACGTCCGCACCTTCCTGGGGACCTACCGCGTGTTCGCCTCCACCGAGCAGGTCCTGGACCGGCTGTTCCACCG GTATGGAGGTGACCTCGGTGGGAGGGGTGAGCCTCATGGACACCTTGACGTGAAAAG caccctctGCGCCCTGCTGGGCACCTGGATGGACGAGTACTGGGAGGACTTCCTGCAGCCTCCGGACTCTCCCTGCCTCCGGCTGCTGGCGGCCCATGCCCAGGAGCACCTGCCGGGCTCTGGCCCGCAGTGCCGTGTCGCGCTTCTGCTTGCCCGGATGAGACACCCGGAGCCCACGGAGGCAGAGCCGGAGG CTCCTTTGTCAGCTCCAGAGCCACCGATGCCTCCAGCGCGACCGCCAATGCCAGTTCCACCCCCTGCGGCCGACACAGGTGCAGAGCCAGAGTCGGCTCCATCACCACCCGGACTGCCAGCTGGAGAGGTGGCGCCAGCGCCTGCCGTGCAAATAGAGCCTGACGCCTTCCACGCCGTGGCGCCAGCTCCTGAGCTGCAGGTGGCTCCAGCACCACCACAGCTGCCCCCCGCAGAGATggggcccctgccctccctggaGCGCGACCATCCGACCTGCTCAACCGGAGCACCTGCTGAGGAGCCGCGGGCAGCTGCAGCAGCATCAGGAGCAGGAGCTGCAGAGCCGGGGGCAAGTCCAGCTCCACCTGCCTCGCCGCCGCTCCACGGATCGGCACTGCCCGCTCTCGAGGGAGagcctgctcctccagcagcagAAGCGCCGGATTGTGAGCTGGAAGAGGCCTCGGGGCCACCTGCACTGCCACCTGTGGAGGGAGCGCCAGTGCCCCCTACGGAGGCAGAGCCGGCCCCATCTGCAGGGGCAGCCCCATCCGCACCAGCAGTTGGCGAGGGGAAGGCGGTCCCACCGCCACCTCCAGTGCCGCCTGCACAGGTCGCTCCAGTGCCCACTCTGCAGCTCCAGCCGGTTCAGGCCCCTTCAGGAGCAGCGGCTCTCGAGGGGGAGGAAGGTCTGGCGGCAGCACCTGAGCCACGGCCAGAGCTCAGCTCAGCAGCAGGGCAGGCTGCCCCCCCACAGCCTTCCTGCCCCTGGCCCAGGCCCTGCGGGGACAGTCTGCGTGAGCAGAAGCCTGAGCTCCTGGCTTTCCCTCCCgagctggtggcagagcagctGTCGCTCATGGATGCG gagctgttcaagaaggtggtgcccTACCACTGCCTGGGCTCCATCTGGTCCAAGCGCCACCAGAAGGGCAAGGAGCACGTGGCGCCCACCGTGCGCGCTGTCCTCAGCCAGTTCAACCGCGTGGCCAACTGCGTCATGGCCACCTGCCTCGGGGACCCCAGCATGAAGGCCGCAGACGAggccagggtggtggagcactggatcGAGGTGGCCAGG gagTGCCGAACCCTCCGCAACTTCTCCTCAGCCCACGCCATCCTCTCCACTCTCGAAAGGCACATGATTGGCTGTCAGAGGAAGACATGGGGGGAAGTTTCCAG ggacagCTTCCGCCTCTTTCAGACACTGTCTAGGATTCTCTTCACTGAGATCAACGCCTCCCAGCGCAGCGAGCTGATCTCCCAGGTGAAGAGCAGGCGGGGggccagggctcaggaggggggctTGTGA